In Desulfonatronum thioautotrophicum, the following are encoded in one genomic region:
- a CDS encoding response regulator, with protein sequence MTRQTHQATIMIVDDTPDNLKVLMEMLHQQGYRVLAFPSGGKALAAAANNKPDLILLDIRMPGMDGFEVCERIKADANLRDIPVLFISATIDPKEKIRAFTVGGADYVTKPFDPHEVQARVQTHLRLSRLLRESEIKKDAIINAIPDMIFVLDQAGTYLEYHAYDSTCLFSPPEEFIGRTVSDILPSDVASAVMSCMERAHASGAVQALEYSLPCGSVKKIFEARIIPMDDHRFLSIVRDVTLQKNTEQALIDARNQAEAANIAKSEFLNNMSHEIRTPLNGIMGMMQLLTTTCLVPEQEEFVHLGKMSAKRLTRLLSDILDLSSLETGRLALREGEFTFQAVCDSLQELFEITIKEKGLAWTCSMDQALPDKVIGDETRVQQILFNLVGNALKFTEHGRVSLEIAALPPGRIGDIRILFSISDTGIGIDDNQLEKLFQPFVQVDGTFTRKYQGAGLGLAVVRRLVELMNGNICVENPPEQGVTIHVSLPFSLPQGATFSTTGIRTDTQAAPARVLRILVVEDDPLNQLMIGKLLEKDGHQVTLAENGLRAVELFTSQPFDCILMDIQMPVMTGVEATKRIRIQESEARSQDSGAGSKSSEPQVSGFSPQPSHHIPIIAVTAHTLAGDRERFLAAGMDDYLAKPLGIEGLRGVLRKNT encoded by the coding sequence ATGACCAGGCAGACCCATCAAGCCACAATCATGATCGTGGACGACACTCCGGACAACCTGAAAGTACTCATGGAGATGCTCCACCAGCAGGGCTACAGGGTTCTGGCTTTTCCCAGCGGAGGCAAGGCGCTGGCCGCTGCGGCCAACAACAAGCCGGACCTGATACTGTTAGACATCCGAATGCCTGGAATGGATGGCTTCGAGGTCTGCGAACGTATCAAGGCTGATGCAAACCTGCGGGATATTCCGGTGCTGTTCATCAGCGCGACCATCGATCCCAAGGAAAAAATCCGGGCTTTTACAGTGGGCGGAGCTGACTATGTGACCAAGCCATTCGACCCCCACGAGGTTCAGGCCCGGGTCCAGACCCACCTGCGCCTGAGCCGTCTGCTTAGGGAGAGCGAAATCAAGAAGGATGCCATTATCAACGCCATTCCGGACATGATCTTTGTCCTTGACCAGGCCGGAACCTATCTTGAATATCATGCATATGATTCGACCTGTTTGTTTTCTCCGCCGGAAGAATTCATCGGCAGGACGGTCAGCGATATTTTGCCCTCGGATGTTGCTTCGGCGGTCATGTCGTGCATGGAGCGGGCCCATGCCTCGGGGGCTGTTCAGGCCCTGGAGTATTCCTTGCCATGCGGGAGCGTGAAAAAGATTTTTGAGGCCCGCATCATCCCCATGGACGACCATCGCTTTCTGAGTATCGTCCGTGACGTGACGCTGCAGAAAAACACCGAACAGGCTCTGATCGACGCCAGGAATCAAGCCGAGGCCGCGAACATCGCCAAGTCCGAGTTCCTGAACAACATGAGCCACGAAATCAGGACGCCTCTGAACGGGATCATGGGCATGATGCAGTTGCTCACGACCACCTGCCTTGTCCCTGAACAAGAAGAGTTTGTCCACCTGGGCAAAATGTCGGCCAAGCGTCTGACCCGCCTGCTTTCGGACATTCTGGACCTCTCCAGCCTGGAAACAGGCAGGCTGGCCCTCCGGGAAGGCGAATTTACATTCCAGGCTGTTTGCGATTCCCTGCAAGAACTTTTTGAAATCACCATCAAGGAGAAAGGCCTCGCCTGGACCTGTTCCATGGACCAAGCCCTGCCTGACAAGGTCATCGGGGATGAAACACGGGTGCAGCAGATACTGTTCAATCTGGTGGGCAACGCCTTGAAGTTCACGGAACACGGCAGGGTATCCTTGGAAATTGCCGCTCTGCCCCCCGGAAGAATCGGTGACATCCGGATTCTTTTTTCCATCTCGGACACGGGCATCGGCATTGACGACAACCAGCTTGAAAAACTGTTCCAGCCCTTTGTCCAGGTAGACGGGACATTCACCCGCAAGTACCAGGGCGCCGGCCTGGGGCTTGCCGTTGTGCGACGGCTGGTGGAACTCATGAACGGCAATATCTGCGTCGAGAACCCTCCGGAACAGGGTGTCACGATTCACGTTTCCCTGCCCTTTTCCTTGCCGCAAGGCGCGACATTTTCAACCACCGGGATCAGAACCGATACCCAGGCAGCACCTGCGCGGGTGCTACGAATTCTCGTGGTCGAGGACGATCCCCTGAATCAGCTCATGATTGGAAAACTTTTGGAAAAAGACGGACACCAGGTCACCCTGGCCGAAAATGGACTGCGGGCCGTGGAACTTTTCACCAGCCAGCCTTTTGACTGCATCCTCATGGACATCCAGATGCCGGTGATGACCGGGGTGGAAGCGACGAAAAGGATCAGGATTCAGGAATCGGAAGCCAGAAGCCAGGACTCGGGAGCTGGGAGCAAAAGTTCCGAACCTCAGGTTTCAGGCTTCAGCCCTCAGCCCTCTCATCATATCCCGATCATCGCCGTCACGGCGCATACCCTGGCCGGGGACCGGGAGCGCTTTCTGGCCGCGGGCATGGACGACTATTTGGCCAAGCCCTTGGGCATCGAAGGGCTGCGCGGCGTGCTGCGAAAGAATACGTGA